The Panthera tigris isolate Pti1 chromosome F3, P.tigris_Pti1_mat1.1, whole genome shotgun sequence genome includes a window with the following:
- the LRRC71 gene encoding leucine-rich repeat-containing protein 71 isoform X11 produces the protein MSGEASTPGASPRAPRPGTQKSSGTVTKKGDRGAKEKQVLVLPPVGEEEPKNPEEYQCTGVLETDFAELCTRSGYTDFPKVVTRPRPHPAFVPSGSMSEKPAQDDQRLSASCSLNSLESKYVFFRPTIQVELEPEDKGVKEIYIRGWRVEERILGIFSKCLPPLSQLQAINLWKVGLTDKTLSTFIALLPLCAPTLRKVSLEGNPLPEQSYHKLMAADSPIAHLSLRNNNIDDHGAQLLGQALSTLRSCNRTLVSLNLAFNHIGDAGAGYIADGLRLNRALLWLSLAHNRIQDQGALKLAEVLRPFELTHTEVVERRRLLLEKGTQERSRSPSSSRPGDSKTDREKNLLLQVNSAALTEKTDKTQTTKIPKGLSKKKEKSGGESVRKEEKSGSGQSPTQGTPKKEDPAKSGKGKVTIPEQKTSKGKGPKTGSKEKRSFLLESEAPTLLRNLLG, from the exons ATGTCCGGCGAGGCGAGTACGCCCGGGGCCTCCCCCAGGGCCCCGCGTCCCGGGACCCAGAAGTCGTCCGGCACGGTGACCAAGAAGGGGGATCGCGGGGCCAAGGAGAAGCAGGTCCTCGTCCTGCCGCCGGTGGGCGAGGAGGAGCCCAAGAACCCCG AGGAATACCAGTGCACCGGGGTCCTCGAGACGGATTTCGCCGAGCTCTGCACGCGCTCGGGCTACACGGACTTCCCCAAGGTCGTCACCCGGCCTCGCCCGCACCCGGCCTTCGTCCCCTCCGGCTCGATGTCGGAAAAGCCCGCCCAGG ACGATCAGCGCCTGTCGGCGTCTTGCAGCCTCAACAGCCTGGAGAGCAAATACGTGTTTTTCCGGCCCACGATCCAGGTGGAGCTGGAGCCCGAGGACAAGGGGGTGAAGGAAATCTACATCCGCG GTTGGAGGGTCGAGGAGCGGATCTTGGGCATCTTCTCCAAATGTCTGCCCCCCCTCAGCCAGCTGCAGGCCATAAA CTTGTGGAAGGTGGGGCTGACGGATAAGACCCTGAGCACCTTCATcgccctcctgcctctctgcgCGCCCACGCTCAG GAAGGTGTCTCTGGAGGGCAACCCGCTGCCGGAACAGTCCTATCACAAGCTCATGGCCGCGGACAGCCC GATCGCGCACTTGTCTCTGCGGAACAACAACATCGACGACCACGGCGCGCAGCTGCTGGGCCAGGCTCTGTCCACGCTGCGCAGCTGCAACCGGACCCTGGTCTCGCTCAACCTGGCCTTCAACCACATCGGGGACGCGGGTGCCGGCTACATCGCGGAC GGCCTCCGGCTGAACCGCGCCCTGCTCTGGCTGTCGCTGGCGCACAACCGCATCCAGGACCAGGGCGCCCTGAAGCTGGCCGAG GTCCTGCGTCCCTTCGAGCTGACGCACACGGAGGTGGTGGAGCGCCGCCGCCTCCTGCTGGAGAAAGGGACGCAGGAGCGCTCGCGGTCG CCTTCCTCCTCCCGACCTGGGGACTCCAAAACGGACCGTGAGAAGAACCTGCTGCTACAGGTCAACAGTGCTGCCCTGACGGAAAAGACAGACAAGACGCAGACAACCAAGATCCCGAAAGGCCTGAGCAAGAAGAAGGAGAAGTCAGGGGGG GAATcggtgaggaaggaggagaagtcAGGGTCAGGGCAGTCGCCCACGCAAGGGACCCCCAAGAAGGAAGACCCCGCGAAGTCGGGCAAGGGGA agGTCACCATCCCTGAGCAGAAAACAAGCAAGGGGAAAGGGCCCAAGAC